A genomic stretch from Bradyrhizobium sp. 195 includes:
- a CDS encoding ATP-binding protein, with product MSRSARPVTVLSIIRDCLDALLHPSARYDALMRARHRAFMAPRLLGSLAAFAAFPVYLAMRGAPSAIEVAAFAWLIAPILLSWFLSRTGRYEGAHVLSSLALAGLIMAVAGTTGGIESFAAVWLVVVPLETALSASRRVTAFASLLALSCAGILILIGQLGWLPSADTSAAERGVLMAFGVASATLYAAGLSLGAESLARTGVALLSREEERYRLLARNMSDVVSRHQRNGAVQFISPAAEAMLGISVAQLLGHGLFDRVHVADRPAYLTALADAARGEVRSVEFRLRRELDGSERGQIDFLWVEMRCRPVDQDMGQNLHSDVTREAEVVAVMRDVTGHKLSEQALDQARSAAEAADAAKTRFLATMSHELRTPLNAIIGFSEMIAQEQTLMLGAAQRKEYAQLINDSGQHLLSVVNGILDMSKMESGNFEIASEPFAPRASLMHCCNLLALKARENGIDLVTDAPQDLPVMTGDPRSFKQIVLNLVANAIKFTERGGQVSVSAAVTGSQLTLRVSDTGVGIAPDDLKRIGAPFFQAGKTYQRRHEGTGLGLSIVKSLVALHLGELTVQSKLGEGTAVTVKLPLVYTPPQVKPAESNIATLTPVLRQESHDQTQDQPALVKKSA from the coding sequence ATGAGCCGAAGCGCGAGACCCGTGACAGTTTTGAGTATCATCCGCGATTGTCTCGATGCGCTGCTGCATCCCTCCGCGCGTTACGATGCGCTGATGCGAGCGCGCCATCGTGCCTTCATGGCGCCGCGGCTGCTCGGCAGCCTGGCGGCTTTTGCCGCATTTCCGGTCTATCTCGCGATGCGCGGCGCGCCGAGCGCGATCGAGGTCGCCGCTTTCGCATGGCTGATCGCGCCGATCCTGCTATCCTGGTTCCTGTCGCGCACCGGCCGCTATGAAGGCGCGCATGTGCTGTCGTCGCTGGCGCTCGCCGGCCTGATCATGGCGGTCGCGGGCACCACGGGCGGCATCGAATCATTCGCCGCGGTCTGGCTGGTCGTGGTTCCCCTCGAAACGGCGCTGTCGGCCTCGCGCCGCGTCACCGCCTTCGCCTCATTGCTCGCGCTGTCCTGTGCGGGAATCCTGATCCTCATCGGCCAGCTCGGCTGGCTGCCGTCAGCAGACACCAGCGCCGCAGAACGCGGCGTGCTGATGGCGTTCGGCGTCGCTTCGGCGACACTCTATGCCGCGGGTCTCTCCTTGGGCGCGGAATCGCTCGCGCGCACCGGCGTCGCGCTGCTGTCGCGCGAGGAGGAGCGTTATCGCCTGCTCGCGCGCAACATGAGCGACGTCGTCTCGCGGCATCAGCGCAACGGCGCGGTGCAGTTCATCTCGCCGGCCGCGGAGGCGATGCTCGGCATATCAGTAGCGCAACTGCTCGGTCACGGCCTGTTCGACCGCGTCCATGTCGCCGATCGCCCGGCCTATCTCACCGCGCTGGCCGATGCCGCGCGTGGTGAGGTGCGCAGCGTCGAGTTCCGGCTGCGGCGTGAGTTGGATGGTTCCGAGCGCGGTCAGATCGATTTTCTCTGGGTCGAGATGCGCTGCCGCCCGGTCGACCAGGATATGGGCCAGAATCTTCACAGCGACGTCACGCGCGAGGCCGAAGTCGTCGCCGTGATGCGCGACGTCACCGGTCACAAGCTGTCCGAGCAGGCGCTGGATCAGGCGCGCAGTGCCGCTGAAGCGGCCGATGCCGCCAAGACGCGCTTCCTCGCCACCATGAGCCACGAGCTGCGGACGCCGCTCAACGCCATCATCGGCTTCTCCGAGATGATCGCGCAGGAGCAGACCTTGATGCTAGGTGCAGCCCAGCGCAAGGAATATGCCCAGCTCATCAACGATTCCGGCCAGCATCTGCTGTCGGTCGTCAACGGCATCCTGGACATGTCGAAGATGGAATCGGGCAATTTCGAGATCGCGTCCGAGCCGTTCGCGCCGCGCGCCTCGCTGATGCATTGCTGCAATCTGCTGGCGCTGAAGGCGCGGGAGAACGGCATCGACCTCGTCACCGACGCGCCGCAGGACCTGCCCGTCATGACCGGCGATCCGCGCTCCTTCAAGCAGATCGTGCTCAATCTCGTCGCCAACGCCATCAAGTTCACCGAGCGCGGCGGCCAGGTTTCCGTTTCCGCTGCGGTGACCGGATCGCAGCTGACGCTGCGCGTCAGCGACACCGGCGTCGGCATCGCGCCTGATGATCTCAAGCGCATCGGCGCGCCGTTCTTCCAGGCGGGCAAGACCTATCAGCGCCGTCACGAAGGCACCGGCCTCGGATTGTCGATCGTGAAGAGTCTCGTGGCGTTGCATCTCGGCGAATTGACGGTACAAAGCAAGCTCGGGGAGGGCACTGCCGTCACCGTCAAGCTGCCGCTCGTCTACACGCCGCCGCAAGTCAAGCCGGCCGAGAGCAACATCGCGACGCTGACGCCGGTGCTGCGCCAAGAGTCGCATGACCAAACTCAGGACCAACCCGCTCTGGTGAAGAAAAGTGCCTAA
- a CDS encoding peptidoglycan-binding domain-containing protein, protein MPKKSAKDEAAPRRRGAKAAVVDVETERNPVMRVLLHSPKDTLAGLVAVAAIGAIVANALFLQTGRHPAPMFGTVINLPAPSSVPLSNPLPRPRPVGADTSPLEPRATEFRAEPKPAERAAEKAPEKPVEATASTRSNDPMTNLVKQTTSTPPSAMRPPAPIPVPQSPAARRIAGVQRALSEFGYGNLKITGTMSGETQSAIQKFEREHKMQVTGQLSDRLLRELGAAIGHPVE, encoded by the coding sequence GTGCCTAAGAAGTCTGCCAAGGACGAAGCCGCACCCCGCCGCCGTGGCGCCAAAGCCGCGGTGGTCGATGTCGAGACCGAGCGCAATCCCGTCATGCGCGTGCTGCTGCACAGCCCCAAGGACACGCTGGCTGGCCTCGTCGCCGTCGCTGCGATCGGTGCGATCGTTGCCAATGCGCTGTTCCTCCAGACCGGCCGGCATCCCGCGCCGATGTTCGGCACGGTGATCAATCTTCCCGCGCCGTCCTCCGTGCCCCTGTCGAATCCCTTGCCGCGTCCGCGCCCCGTCGGCGCCGACACATCGCCGCTCGAACCGCGCGCAACGGAGTTCCGCGCCGAGCCCAAACCCGCCGAGCGCGCCGCCGAGAAGGCGCCCGAAAAACCCGTCGAAGCGACCGCCTCGACGCGCTCGAACGATCCGATGACCAATCTGGTCAAGCAAACGACGTCGACGCCGCCGTCCGCCATGCGTCCGCCGGCCCCGATTCCCGTGCCGCAGAGCCCGGCCGCACGGCGTATCGCCGGCGTGCAGCGCGCGCTGTCCGAATTTGGCTACGGCAATTTGAAGATCACGGGCACGATGAGCGGCGAGACCCAGTCCGCGATCCAGAAGTTCGAGCGCGAGCACAAGATGCAGGTCACCGGCCAGCTCTCCGACCGCCTGCTGCGCGAGCTCGGTGCGGCGATCGGCCATCCCGTCGAATAA
- a CDS encoding DUF1491 family protein has protein sequence MRLKSNIWVAAYLRRCQTEGVFGAVRRRGAEEAGAVFVKVSLLDGHAMLYVPAPQTVYDDGRPVDRFFVPVAPQSLPEHTIEERLTREIRFDPDAWIVETEDRAGRHFLELAKT, from the coding sequence ATGCGTTTGAAATCAAATATATGGGTCGCGGCCTACCTGCGCCGATGCCAGACCGAGGGCGTGTTCGGCGCGGTCCGCCGTCGCGGTGCCGAGGAGGCGGGCGCGGTGTTCGTGAAGGTGTCGCTGCTCGACGGCCATGCGATGCTCTACGTGCCGGCGCCGCAGACCGTCTATGACGATGGCCGCCCCGTCGATCGCTTCTTCGTGCCGGTCGCGCCGCAGTCCTTGCCGGAGCATACCATCGAGGAACGGCTGACCAGGGAAATCCGCTTCGATCCGGACGCCTGGATCGTCGAGACCGAGGATCGCGCCGGGCGGCATTTTCTGGAACTGGCGAAGACGTAG
- a CDS encoding DUF2336 domain-containing protein, with the protein MTKSLFPGFDGLMSLSRREGVDVRPTLLRVLTDLYVQTRIHSDDEQRQFTELATRLIDQVDDATRAAIKAKLAIYPQTPVPVLQKLGLVAAQEGRRVPLAREIPTPAPAPAPVRTPSDAELRMASNMAMQPKDAAEIHDMFFRAGASERALILHNLAQTPLKAAPRIPTVRTKRAIQILEMAAIAGDAENFTLELGDSLILPSRVAAQIVDDAGGEALAVAARAIDMPSPNFQRILLFFKPAIGTSVNEVYRLSRLYDRLSDRSALVMLAAWRGSTLAVTRAKYQPSLHDGERQRARAGASQTRPGVQPGAMPPRRTGTDGSSER; encoded by the coding sequence ATGACCAAGTCGCTGTTTCCCGGATTCGACGGGCTGATGTCCCTCTCCCGTCGCGAAGGCGTCGATGTTCGGCCGACGCTGCTGCGCGTGCTGACCGACCTTTACGTCCAGACGCGCATCCACAGCGACGACGAGCAGCGTCAGTTCACCGAGCTTGCGACACGGCTGATCGACCAGGTCGACGATGCGACGCGCGCGGCCATCAAGGCCAAGCTCGCGATCTATCCACAGACGCCCGTCCCGGTGCTGCAGAAGCTCGGACTGGTCGCCGCGCAGGAAGGTCGCAGGGTTCCACTGGCGCGCGAGATACCCACTCCCGCACCCGCGCCCGCGCCGGTCCGCACGCCCTCGGACGCCGAGCTCCGCATGGCCTCGAACATGGCGATGCAGCCGAAGGACGCCGCCGAGATCCACGACATGTTCTTCCGCGCCGGCGCATCCGAGCGCGCGCTGATCCTGCACAATCTGGCGCAGACCCCGCTGAAGGCCGCACCTCGTATTCCGACCGTGCGCACCAAGCGCGCAATCCAGATCCTGGAGATGGCAGCCATCGCGGGCGACGCCGAGAACTTCACCTTGGAGCTCGGCGACAGCCTCATCCTGCCCTCGCGCGTCGCAGCCCAGATCGTCGATGATGCCGGTGGCGAGGCGCTCGCGGTCGCGGCGCGCGCGATCGACATGCCGAGCCCGAACTTCCAGCGCATTTTGCTGTTCTTCAAGCCAGCGATCGGCACGTCCGTGAACGAGGTGTACCGGCTGTCGCGACTCTACGACCGCCTCAGCGACCGCTCGGCGCTGGTGATGCTGGCGGCCTGGCGCGGCTCGACGCTCGCGGTGACGCGGGCCAAGTATCAGCCCTCGCTGCACGACGGCGAACGCCAGCGCGCCCGCGCCGGCGCGAGCCAGACGCGGCCGGGCGTGCAGCCCGGTGCGATGCCGCCGCGCCGCACCGGCACCGACGGATCATCGGAGCGGTAG
- a CDS encoding CHAT domain-containing protein — MSLDAPRPFKSRLDVSTRHLLALAALLGSTGSAAALSQEAAIENCRMTVGRPIVQACMRAGGGPAGGANLEACRAKAKPQVRACVLAALNAANGRANVAVEIPKEAAPKLEAGTALPKEFVAPPRSIADITAILDGNKPDEKMIAELKSDADKAPGGKESRQDLAQLYFDRANARAQLGRLGEAMTDADKAVEVGRGAVGPLLLGRMLQLQSLQHSIAGDPKRALEIMQRLLRESASMPGAKGFQFTTNRAIAAVLIQMGDLAQAEAYLRRSQTAIQEARTSGHPNWRVTYAKFGQSWEGELELTRAVIFEARGQFADAEAAYRNGELRKRASTKAIMASENAPAETLLLQAIDGTVLSQARMKAKQGRLAEAEVDARRALLSRLKDTGKYNSVTPRYVMGLAGILVDQGRYEEAEKLGRVALEINKTVGVPEESQTTVQLLSQLAGILTLRRQNAEANAMFARIDKAVAGWDAQRRQVFELNPSRILSLYGSGQLDAGIAAAEQLVKKQIARVGENHFDAASARGTLAVGLMRARRDADAIREFKAAIPVMMASANENADDENTSVVAARSQRLQTIVESYLLLLGRAEGAGKDIGEETFSLADAVRGRSVQQALAASSARAAAKDPALAELVRKEQDLTKQVNAQLGTLNNVLALPAAERDEKGVAQIQASIAALRGQRDKARQEIKQKFPIYADLVSPKPPSVAEIRATLADDEAMLSFYFGQNGSFVWAVPKSGPVAFAAVQAKIGDIESKIRKLREALEPQAAMISDIPPFDLKLGHELYALLLKPVESGWKPAKKLIVVTNGALGLLPLSLLPTAPAEVAADEDPLFIGYRNVPWLARTHAVSTVPSAAALRTLRQLPAGKSGRGDLIAFGDPYFNSDQQAEAEGGGQKIQVADASGNITRGGPLKRRNSPKLDGVDSAELGLLPRLPDTADELKSIALALQADPAKVLFLGKSATESAVKTMNLSGFKILAFATHGLVPGELNGLTQPALALSSPVVTGEGGDGLLTMEEILGLKLDADWVVLSACNTGAGAGAGAEAASGLGRAFFYAGTRALLVTNWSVHSQSARQLVTDLFKRQADDPKLSRSEALRQATMALVDGPGYLSSEGKTEFAYAHPLFWAPYTIIGDGGLR; from the coding sequence ATGAGCTTAGACGCCCCGCGTCCGTTCAAGAGCCGTCTGGACGTTTCCACCCGCCATCTGCTGGCACTTGCAGCTCTGCTCGGGTCCACCGGCTCCGCAGCCGCGCTGAGCCAGGAAGCGGCGATCGAGAATTGCCGGATGACGGTCGGCCGGCCGATCGTGCAGGCTTGCATGCGCGCCGGCGGAGGGCCCGCCGGCGGCGCCAATCTCGAAGCCTGCCGCGCCAAGGCAAAGCCTCAGGTCAGGGCTTGTGTGTTGGCCGCGCTGAATGCCGCCAATGGGCGTGCCAATGTCGCGGTCGAGATTCCCAAGGAAGCGGCGCCCAAGCTCGAGGCAGGTACGGCGCTGCCGAAGGAGTTCGTCGCGCCGCCGCGCAGCATTGCGGACATCACGGCGATCCTCGACGGCAACAAGCCCGACGAGAAAATGATCGCGGAATTGAAGTCGGATGCCGACAAGGCACCGGGTGGGAAGGAGTCTCGCCAGGATCTCGCGCAGCTCTATTTCGACCGCGCCAATGCGCGCGCGCAGCTCGGCCGGCTTGGCGAGGCGATGACCGATGCCGACAAGGCCGTGGAGGTCGGGCGCGGGGCTGTCGGCCCGCTACTGCTCGGGCGGATGTTGCAGCTTCAGTCGCTTCAGCACTCTATCGCGGGCGATCCGAAGCGCGCGCTCGAGATCATGCAAAGGCTCTTGCGCGAATCGGCCAGCATGCCGGGCGCCAAGGGCTTCCAATTCACTACGAACCGCGCGATTGCGGCCGTGCTCATCCAGATGGGCGATCTCGCACAAGCCGAAGCCTATCTCCGCCGCAGCCAGACCGCGATCCAGGAGGCGCGCACCAGCGGCCATCCCAATTGGCGAGTGACCTATGCGAAGTTCGGACAGAGCTGGGAAGGCGAGCTGGAGCTCACTCGCGCCGTGATCTTCGAGGCGCGCGGTCAGTTCGCCGACGCCGAAGCCGCCTATCGCAACGGGGAGCTGCGCAAGCGCGCAAGCACGAAGGCGATCATGGCGTCGGAGAATGCGCCGGCCGAGACGCTTCTGCTGCAGGCGATCGACGGCACCGTCTTGAGCCAGGCGCGCATGAAGGCGAAGCAGGGCCGGCTCGCCGAGGCCGAGGTGGACGCGCGCCGCGCGCTGCTCTCGCGCCTGAAGGACACCGGCAAGTACAATTCGGTTACGCCTCGCTACGTCATGGGTTTGGCGGGGATTTTGGTCGACCAGGGCCGTTATGAAGAGGCCGAGAAGCTCGGCCGCGTCGCCCTTGAGATCAATAAGACCGTGGGTGTGCCCGAGGAGTCGCAGACCACCGTGCAACTGCTCTCGCAGCTCGCCGGCATCCTGACGCTGCGGCGTCAGAACGCCGAAGCGAACGCGATGTTCGCGCGGATCGACAAGGCCGTGGCCGGCTGGGATGCGCAGCGTCGCCAGGTGTTCGAGCTCAATCCGTCCCGGATCCTGTCGCTCTATGGTTCCGGTCAGCTGGACGCAGGCATTGCCGCCGCCGAGCAGCTCGTGAAGAAGCAGATCGCCCGTGTCGGGGAAAATCATTTCGATGCCGCTTCGGCGCGCGGCACGCTGGCGGTCGGATTGATGCGCGCTCGGCGCGATGCCGATGCGATCAGGGAGTTCAAGGCCGCCATTCCGGTCATGATGGCGAGCGCCAACGAAAACGCCGATGACGAAAACACGAGCGTGGTGGCCGCGCGCAGCCAGCGGCTGCAGACAATCGTCGAGAGCTATCTGCTGCTGCTCGGCAGGGCGGAAGGAGCCGGCAAGGACATCGGCGAAGAGACGTTCAGTCTCGCCGATGCAGTCCGCGGCCGCTCGGTGCAGCAGGCGCTGGCGGCCTCGAGTGCGCGCGCGGCGGCAAAGGATCCTGCGCTCGCCGAGCTCGTGCGCAAGGAGCAGGACCTGACCAAGCAGGTCAACGCTCAGCTCGGCACCCTCAACAACGTGCTCGCGCTTCCGGCGGCGGAGCGCGACGAGAAGGGCGTTGCACAAATTCAGGCCTCGATCGCGGCGTTGCGCGGCCAGCGCGACAAGGCGCGCCAGGAGATCAAGCAGAAGTTTCCGATCTACGCCGATCTCGTCTCGCCCAAGCCGCCGAGCGTCGCCGAGATCCGCGCGACGCTCGCCGACGATGAGGCCATGCTGTCGTTCTATTTCGGCCAGAACGGCAGCTTCGTCTGGGCCGTGCCGAAGTCGGGGCCGGTGGCGTTCGCCGCCGTCCAGGCCAAGATCGGCGACATCGAGAGCAAGATCCGCAAGCTGCGCGAAGCGCTCGAGCCGCAGGCTGCGATGATCTCGGACATTCCGCCCTTCGACCTCAAGCTCGGCCATGAGCTCTACGCGCTGCTGCTCAAGCCGGTCGAGAGCGGCTGGAAGCCGGCCAAGAAGCTGATCGTCGTGACCAACGGCGCGCTGGGACTGCTGCCGTTGTCCCTGTTGCCGACGGCACCAGCGGAGGTGGCCGCGGACGAGGATCCGCTCTTCATCGGCTATCGCAACGTGCCGTGGCTGGCGCGAACCCATGCGGTGTCGACGGTGCCGTCGGCGGCGGCATTGCGGACATTGCGGCAATTGCCGGCCGGCAAGTCCGGCCGCGGCGACCTCATCGCCTTCGGCGATCCCTATTTCAACAGCGACCAGCAGGCCGAGGCGGAGGGCGGCGGGCAGAAGATTCAGGTCGCCGACGCCAGCGGCAACATCACGCGCGGCGGGCCGCTGAAGCGGCGCAATAGTCCGAAGCTCGACGGCGTCGACAGCGCCGAGCTCGGTCTCTTGCCCCGACTTCCCGACACGGCCGACGAGTTGAAATCGATCGCGCTGGCGTTGCAGGCGGACCCCGCGAAGGTGTTGTTCCTCGGCAAGAGCGCGACGGAGAGCGCGGTGAAGACCATGAACCTCTCCGGCTTCAAGATCCTCGCCTTTGCCACCCACGGTCTGGTCCCGGGCGAGCTGAACGGACTGACGCAGCCGGCACTCGCTTTGTCGTCGCCGGTGGTGACGGGCGAGGGCGGCGACGGGCTCTTGACCATGGAGGAGATCCTCGGTCTCAAGCTGGACGCGGACTGGGTCGTCCTGTCGGCCTGCAACACCGGTGCCGGCGCAGGCGCAGGGGCCGAGGCGGCCTCCGGGCTCGGCCGTGCGTTCTTCTACGCCGGCACGCGCGCCCTGCTCGTGACGAACTGGTCGGTGCATTCACAGTCGGCGCGGCAATTGGTGACGGACCTGTTCAAGCGGCAGGCCGATGATCCCAAGCTGTCGCGCAGCGAGGCGCTGCGCCAGGCGACGATGGCCCTCGTCGATGGTCCGGGCTATCTCAGCAGCGAGGGCAAGACCGAGTTTGCCTATGCGCATCCGCTGTTCTGGGCGCCTTACACCATTATCGGCGATGGCGGCTTGCGTTGA